A window from Thermodesulfobacteriota bacterium encodes these proteins:
- a CDS encoding DUF6731 family protein — MVKNIKVDFYRVKMPDNSNSSFQNIIDHVSGLPDDESRNVEMRGYPVRLKTTTLSRNIREGDIMRIRMDELPLKAKISGEVETLDFDDDEGLGEETAFYYNSNLRTLLLQRNKTGVSASAFSKYFEEKGGLEGSIVLEPILQADVIRRLAGMQIIRKMDIKFAGVDNFKVFRELDYGIGSVADLSQSFDSPSITLSIGMGRKKGSLNLENVLASVRSLIRFPNSNTDRIDKIEVKAKEDFEGNIEILNILEYRIVESLSVPLNDDRRVFYSDRQVALQQAWKNRQEELTRIFR, encoded by the coding sequence ATGGTTAAAAACATTAAAGTTGACTTTTATAGAGTTAAAATGCCGGACAATTCAAATAGCTCCTTTCAAAACATTATCGACCATGTGTCAGGCTTGCCGGATGATGAATCACGTAACGTTGAAATGCGGGGATATCCGGTTCGCCTTAAAACAACTACGCTATCAAGAAATATTAGAGAAGGCGACATAATGCGCATTCGGATGGATGAACTGCCGCTTAAAGCGAAGATATCTGGGGAAGTCGAAACACTCGATTTTGATGATGATGAGGGTCTTGGAGAAGAAACTGCTTTTTATTACAACTCAAATTTGAGAACACTTCTGCTTCAGCGTAATAAAACAGGGGTATCAGCTTCAGCATTTTCAAAATACTTTGAGGAAAAGGGAGGGTTGGAAGGATCAATCGTATTAGAACCGATACTTCAAGCTGATGTTATAAGGCGTCTTGCTGGTATGCAGATTATACGTAAAATGGATATAAAATTTGCAGGGGTAGATAATTTTAAAGTTTTCCGTGAGTTAGACTATGGTATAGGATCTGTAGCAGATTTGAGTCAATCTTTTGATTCCCCTTCCATAACCTTGTCTATCGGTATGGGAAGAAAAAAAGGTTCTCTTAATCTTGAAAATGTGTTAGCTTCTGTGAGAAGTTTGATCCGTTTTCCGAATTCCAATACAGACCGAATAGATAAGATAGAAGTAAAAGCCAAGGAAGATTTTGAGGGTAATATAGAAATTCTTAACATCCTAGAATACCGAATTGTTGAATCTCTTTCCGTTCCTTTAAATGATGACCGGAGGGTTTTTTATTCAGATCGACAGGTTGCTTTACAACAGGCGTGGAAAAACCGGCAGGAAGAGCTAACCAGAATATTCAGGTAA
- a CDS encoding IclR family transcriptional regulator, whose amino-acid sequence MKSYRKIKSVALSNAVLKFLADQKHPVSGREVAKGVNAKYDTVLCHLATHENDLFVERVGEYFKLGQGAALLWARKQAHLKAVIDKSEDELSELEV is encoded by the coding sequence ATGAAGAGTTATAGGAAAATTAAATCGGTTGCTCTTTCCAATGCCGTATTAAAATTTTTAGCGGACCAAAAGCACCCAGTTTCAGGCAGGGAAGTAGCAAAAGGAGTCAACGCCAAATATGACACGGTCTTGTGCCATCTGGCGACTCATGAAAATGACCTGTTTGTCGAGCGGGTTGGGGAATATTTTAAACTCGGCCAGGGGGCAGCATTGCTGTGGGCACGGAAACAGGCACACCTTAAAGCGGTAATAGACAAATCCGAGGACGAACTATCAGAACTGGAGGTTTAG
- a CDS encoding GIY-YIG nuclease family protein — protein MKRMATLTLIGVSGKKYTFDVYPYGTIFDAIGAVYYISRRTEKADGTGSHDQIYIGETGDLSERFDNHHKETCFKMYSANCINIYEESDERKRLNIEKDLIDAYNPPCNG, from the coding sequence ATGAAAAGAATGGCAACTCTCACATTAATAGGTGTTTCAGGTAAAAAATATACATTCGATGTTTATCCGTATGGCACAATATTTGACGCCATTGGCGCCGTTTATTATATATCCAGACGAACAGAAAAAGCTGATGGCACCGGCTCCCATGATCAAATATACATAGGCGAAACCGGAGATTTGTCTGAAAGGTTTGATAATCACCACAAAGAAACTTGCTTTAAAATGTACAGTGCGAATTGCATTAATATCTATGAAGAGTCTGATGAAAGAAAAAGACTCAACATAGAAAAAGATCTCATAGATGCATACAATCCCCCTTGTAATGGGTAA